The Prochlorococcus sp. MIT 0603 DNA window GACTTTTTACGTGAATGCCTGTTGAGCTAATTCCTTTTGCAAGAGTATCTGCAATAGCTGCTGTATTTCCATAAGCGCTTGCAAATAACATAACAATATTGATAGATGATTTACTTTGTTGATCCCCCCATCTTTGGTAATCATTTAATAAACTACGCCAACTACTTTCAATAGTTGGACCATGACTAGGTGCAATCGAACTGATGTTAAGTAATTCGAGCTTTTCTACAATTCTATTAATTTGACTCACCATAGGAGTCATTAGACAGTCAAAGTAATGCCTGCGCTCTTCTTCTGTACTGGCTCTATTTCTTTCTGACCATTCTGCGGTGCAAATGTGTGCCCCAAAAAGCTTGTCACTCATAAGAAAACCTGTTGTTTCTTCAAAAACTATTAGTCCACCTGGCCAACGAGCTGTTGGCGATGGGATTAATTTGAGAACGTAACCATTAGCAATAGAAATAGATTGATCTTGTTTTATCAACTCAATTTTTGGGATTGGAGGCGTTTTTGGCTTTGAGCTTGTAATAGGCTCATTCTTGTTAGGCTTGCTTTGTGTCCATAGTTCTTGAAGTATTTTCCCACCTGGATTAGAGCAGATTATTTTTAGATTCTTATATGTGGAGGCAAGCTTTCTAAGGAGATTTACTCGATTAGGGTTGATGTGGCCAACAATTACTATTAGCTCTTTAATTTCTTTAGAGATGATTGTTTGTAAAGTTGGGATATATATCTCTTCAAAATTGGATCCAGGAGGATTAATTAATATTGCTGAAGAGTTAGTATTAAAAAAAAGAAATGAATTAGACGTTGTTCCTTTCCCTAAGGAATATTCGACTCCAAATCTTAGTTTTTTAGGACTGAGACATCTCAGAGATATAAATCCATCGTCAATTGAAAGATTTATAATACTTTTTTGATTTTCCTCTTGTGTAGATAATTGATTCATTTCAGGATTTGATTTTAGTAAGAGGTTCCGGCCTTGCGATGGTGAACGGCTGTTTTTGCTTCTGAATTGGAAATATTGCCATGTTCTACTACTCCATAAATAATCCAGTGATCAGTAGTTTCTAGTCTTTGCTTTACCAGACAATCTAAATATGCTAGCCCCTCACTTAATACTGGACCTCCTTGTGCGATATTGTCTATTATGGGAATACCTTCAAAACGATCCGCTCCTGGAGGAAATCTTTTTAGAAATTGTCTAAATAATTTCTGGTAGTTGTTTTCTTCTAAGACATTTAAGACAAAGCGATCACCCACCTGCATGAGACTCTCGATTGCACGATCTTTTGCAACTGCAACAGTGAGTCCAGGAGGTGAAAAACTTGCTTGACTGACCCAGCTTGCTATCATTGCACCTCTTCTTTTATCTTTCCCTTTGCCTTGACTAGCAGTTACGACATATAGACCTCCACTAATACGGCCAAGGGCTTTCACGAGATCACCATCTAAGCTCTTTATAGTAGCAATGTTCTTTTTGCGGTTGAGTATTTGCCCTAGATCAGTTCCAGCTTCTTCAAACCGTTGAAATGTATTTGCATCAGGTGATTTTTTTATTCTTAATGGCGAGAAAGCTTCTTTTTGGCCAAGCCCTCTGAGTTGGTTGGCAATCACATCAATTGGCTCATCACTCTCTCCAAAACTTTCATATACACCTATCCATTGTTTTTGTTTTAATGCTGCAAGTAGTGTTCCTATTGAGCTTTGCAGTTCTTCATCAGCTTCATTTGGCCATGTTGGTAGAATGACTGCTTTTGCATCTCCAATTAGTGCACTAAGTTCTTGACTATCAGAGGATCGGATATCAACAAGTTGTACCTGTGCTTCAGCTTTATTAGCTCCTAATGCAATTGCCTGACTAAGTTGATCACAAAAACCATATTGGCTGATATAGCAAATTGCTACATATCCATCGGCTGTATTTCGTTGACTACTCCAGGAATGATAATTATTTAGCCATAGCTCGATATTATGGTGTAGTAGAGGTCCGTGGCCAACTGCGATTGTGTTTATTTCTGGTAAGCTTTTAATTCTTTTTAGTGCTTGAAGTACACTGCGAGCATTTGGTCCCATTAAGCAATCATAATAGTAACGAAAGTCTTCATTAATTAATTCAGGATTTAGATCATATAGCTCATCAGTACAGTAATGGAGTCCAAAGGCATCACATGTATAAAGAATTTTTGTGCCATGATCAAACGAAAAAATAGTGTCTGGCCAATGAAGATTTGGAGCACTTATAAATTCAAGGTTGTGATTAATACCATTTGATGGATTCTTTCCTAGCTCAAGTGTATTACCAGTTTTTATAGCTGTTGATTTGAATGAACGGTGAACTTGGTTTTCTAGAAATTGCAATGCTACTTTTGAACCATAAATTTCAATTTCGTTATTTAGATCAAGGATGTTACTAATTAATCCTGAATGATCTGGTTCCGTATGACTGACTATTAAATAATCAATAGTTTTCGGATCGATTGTTTCTTCTAAAACTTTCAACCATAAGCCTTGAAATTTCGCATGGCTTGTATCGATTAAAGCAGTTTTCTCTCCTTGAATAATAAAACTGTTGTATGTAGTTCCATTGCGCAACCCAAACTCAATATCAAATCGACTCCGCTCCCAATCCAGTGAACGAATAGTGGTGGTATTTGGACCTATGCCCTTGCATTGCAATGAAAGCTTAGGTCTATTTGCTGTTTTTTCTATGACGGATGGTGAGTTAGTCGTCATGTATTGTGCCGATCATGTTGAATACTTTAAGTTGTGAAGTCTGGATATGAGACTTATTCGAGAGAAAAGAAACCATATCGTTCTTGATTGTTTTGACTACAGCTCCTTTCTATTTATCAAATACTTTCACTGGATTCATTTTCAGTATTGACTGACATTGCGCTTATCATTGCTTTTTGGGCTTGAACTTGACTGAAAGAAATTAAATCTTTAATGAACCTAATTTGCGATTCAGGGAATTCTGGATTTGCAGCTAATGGTAGATCTCCGGCAATTGAAGCCCCAGATGTTTTTTCTGTTGATGAGGTTATTACTACCAAGTCATCATCTAAAGTACTTGTGTATGACCACCAAAGATCTGGAGTGCTCATTATTTTATCTTTAAACCTTTTATTTTTACTATTAGATGTATTTTTCAATTTATCAGTTGCTTTTACATTCTCTTTCTTCTTGAAACGTCTTTTGTTAACTAGGTCTGATAACAATGTATTTTTATCCTTTCCACGTAATTGAAAAAGAATAAAAGGATCTTCTTTAAATTGTTCTCCCATTAAAAAATAAACAGCACTTACATGTTTGCATGGGTTTGCTGGATCAGGACAGTTACATTCACTTTTTACTTCTTGAAGATTGAAGGGAAATAATCTTTTACCTGTAGTGGCAAAAGCTTGTTCTATGTCTTTTGGCATCACTCCAGCTAATAATTGTGCTGACCATTTTGCTTTTTGTGCTAATGCGTCTATGACATATCCCCAATCCTCATCATCTAGAATATCCAGCCAAATTTTTACTTTGTATGGTTTGTTTTCTGTACCTTGAACCCTTGCATGAATTCTTCGACCTTCGAAGCGAATTGACGTGACATTACCTTCTCTCGCATAGCCCCAGGCGCGTTCTAGGCGTTTTTTGTAGCGATAGGAGTTTATTAGTTCCATCCATTGCTCAACCCACCAGGATTGCTTCCCAAGCCCTTCTCTACCAATAGCTGTTGTTATTTCAGAGTTATTCATTCTTCTTCAGCTCTTTGATGCATTGCTTTCTAAGACAACTAATTTGCTTAACTCTTCAACACTAAGCTTGCCTAGCCAATTTTCTCCTGATCCAATGATATCTTCAGCAAGCTGTGATTTTTCACAGATCATTTGATTGATTTTTTCTTCAATAGAACCTGTGGTAATGAATTTATGAACAATTACACTTTTAGTTTGCCCAATTCGATATGCACGATCAGTAGCTTGATTTTCTACTGCTGGATTCCACCATCTATCAATATGAAAAACATGATTTGCTCTAGTTAAATTTAAACCTAATCCTCCTGCTTTTAATGAGAGTAAAAAAAGCTGTGGTCCGCGTGGATCATTTTGAAACCGATCTACCATTTCTTGCCTTTGCATTTTGGAGCTACCTCCATGGAGAAAATAAATTTCAGATGCCCATTTTTTTTGTAGATACGATTGCAATAAGTAGCCCCATTCAGTGAATTGGGTAAATAGTAAAGCTCTATCTTTCGTTTCAATGACCTCTTCAAGTATCTGATCAAGTCGTTGTAGCTTTGAAGAGCGCTCTAGGAAATCTTGAGTAACCTCTGTTTCTTTTAGACTAAGTGCGGGGTGATTGCAAATTTGTTTGAGACGAGTAAGTAGCCCTAGAGTTTTCCCATGCCGTTGTCCTAGTGGTGATGTTGCGATTTCTTTGAGAGTGGTTTCCACTGTTTTGTTGTATAGATGTTCTTGTTCTTTGCTGAGACTTACCCATTCATTTAACTCAATTTTATTTGGTAAATCTGAAATAATTGACTGGTCTGTTTTTAATCGTCGTAATATAAACGGACTTACACGTGCTTTTAGATCTTTTAAAGAAGAGATATCTCCATAATGCTCAATAGGAAGTTTGTAGCGTTGATTAAAAAAATCTTCTTCTCCTAATACTTTAGGGTTTAGGAAATTCATCAGAGCCCATAGTTCACTGATACGGTTTTCGACGGGTGTTCCTGTGAGTGCAATGCGCAGAGGATTCTGTTTTAGGTC harbors:
- a CDS encoding diflavin flavoprotein, with the translated sequence MNQLSTQEENQKSIINLSIDDGFISLRCLSPKKLRFGVEYSLGKGTTSNSFLFFNTNSSAILINPPGSNFEEIYIPTLQTIISKEIKELIVIVGHINPNRVNLLRKLASTYKNLKIICSNPGGKILQELWTQSKPNKNEPITSSKPKTPPIPKIELIKQDQSISIANGYVLKLIPSPTARWPGGLIVFEETTGFLMSDKLFGAHICTAEWSERNRASTEEERRHYFDCLMTPMVSQINRIVEKLELLNISSIAPSHGPTIESSWRSLLNDYQRWGDQQSKSSINIVMLFASAYGNTAAIADTLAKGISSTGIHVKSLNCEFTSTNELLTAIQEAEGYLIGSPTLGGHAPTPIISALGTLLSEGDRKKPVGIFGSYGWSGEAIDLLEKKLLDGGFEFGFNPIKIKFSPNAEMLKTLEETGTKFGRQLIKEKNRQERRLTGGINISKSDPALLALGKVVGSLSVLTAQKTGEESDINSAMVASWISQASFSPPGITIAVAKDRAVESLLHIEDLFALNILNQSNHQKLLKQFLQPFLPGANRLSGLDLLRTPGNQPILPEALAWLECCVKQRMECGDHWLIYAEVIYGKVLDKSGVTAVHHRRTGANY
- a CDS encoding diflavin flavoprotein — encoded protein: MTTNSPSVIEKTANRPKLSLQCKGIGPNTTTIRSLDWERSRFDIEFGLRNGTTYNSFIIQGEKTALIDTSHAKFQGLWLKVLEETIDPKTIDYLIVSHTEPDHSGLISNILDLNNEIEIYGSKVALQFLENQVHRSFKSTAIKTGNTLELGKNPSNGINHNLEFISAPNLHWPDTIFSFDHGTKILYTCDAFGLHYCTDELYDLNPELINEDFRYYYDCLMGPNARSVLQALKRIKSLPEINTIAVGHGPLLHHNIELWLNNYHSWSSQRNTADGYVAICYISQYGFCDQLSQAIALGANKAEAQVQLVDIRSSDSQELSALIGDAKAVILPTWPNEADEELQSSIGTLLAALKQKQWIGVYESFGESDEPIDVIANQLRGLGQKEAFSPLRIKKSPDANTFQRFEEAGTDLGQILNRKKNIATIKSLDGDLVKALGRISGGLYVVTASQGKGKDKRRGAMIASWVSQASFSPPGLTVAVAKDRAIESLMQVGDRFVLNVLEENNYQKLFRQFLKRFPPGADRFEGIPIIDNIAQGGPVLSEGLAYLDCLVKQRLETTDHWIIYGVVEHGNISNSEAKTAVHHRKAGTSY
- a CDS encoding SWIM zinc finger family protein, producing the protein MNNSEITTAIGREGLGKQSWWVEQWMELINSYRYKKRLERAWGYAREGNVTSIRFEGRRIHARVQGTENKPYKVKIWLDILDDEDWGYVIDALAQKAKWSAQLLAGVMPKDIEQAFATTGKRLFPFNLQEVKSECNCPDPANPCKHVSAVYFLMGEQFKEDPFILFQLRGKDKNTLLSDLVNKRRFKKKENVKATDKLKNTSNSKNKRFKDKIMSTPDLWWSYTSTLDDDLVVITSSTEKTSGASIAGDLPLAANPEFPESQIRFIKDLISFSQVQAQKAMISAMSVNTENESSESI